A section of the Terriglobales bacterium genome encodes:
- a CDS encoding helix-turn-helix domain-containing protein, whose translation MSKADGQDTADRLSAIVVSSLDTQAKTQDLARQAYQSRTQFHRLFRTVIEETPGAMRRRLLLERAAYQLAHTGMSVTDVALDANYGSLEAFTRAFRKAFRISPSLYRRMRDPHFHLPASNKIHFFAPGSSTKGGSDMDLFDRFAGNDSWHTRRLLEYANTLTDEQLDRPLATVVELLPWRESNKTLRQLLENIIFTKEVWTAALSGTSTDMNPPKSRRSPQAMLQRLEKTDAELDRILSDVRNRSAWDDTFVDGLCEPAETFTFGGVFAHIMTFNAHRRLMALDVLRQLGVQTEGFGDPMEYEESVAPWNKQVLVKTP comes from the coding sequence ATGAGTAAAGCGGACGGTCAGGACACGGCAGACCGTCTCTCTGCAATCGTGGTGAGCTCGCTGGACACTCAGGCGAAAACGCAGGATCTAGCGCGCCAGGCGTACCAAAGCCGCACGCAGTTTCACAGGTTGTTCCGAACGGTGATCGAAGAAACTCCGGGTGCCATGCGACGACGGTTGTTGTTGGAAAGAGCCGCATATCAACTGGCGCATACCGGAATGTCGGTCACGGACGTCGCCCTGGACGCCAACTACGGTTCGTTGGAGGCGTTCACTCGCGCTTTCCGAAAAGCTTTTCGGATCTCTCCGAGCCTCTATCGGCGCATGCGTGATCCGCACTTTCATTTGCCGGCGTCCAACAAAATTCACTTTTTTGCCCCTGGTTCCTCAACCAAAGGAGGAAGTGACATGGATTTATTTGATCGATTTGCAGGCAACGACTCCTGGCACACGCGGCGTTTGTTGGAATATGCGAATACCTTGACAGACGAGCAATTGGATCGGCCGCTGGCCACGGTCGTTGAGTTGCTGCCCTGGCGGGAGTCGAATAAGACGCTAAGGCAGTTGTTGGAAAACATTATCTTCACGAAAGAAGTTTGGACCGCCGCGCTGTCCGGAACGAGTACCGATATGAACCCTCCTAAGTCGCGGCGTTCCCCACAAGCGATGCTGCAAAGGCTCGAAAAGACCGATGCTGAACTGGATCGTATTTTGAGTGACGTCCGAAACCGCTCCGCCTGGGATGATACGTTCGTCGACGGTCTGTGCGAACCGGCGGAGACCTTCACGTTTGGCGGCGTCTTCGCCCATATCATGACCTTCAACGCCCATCGCCGATTGATGGCCTTAGACGTTCTGCGCCAACTCGGCGTTCAGACCGAAGGTTTCGGCGATCCCATGGAGTATGAGGAAAGTGTGGCGCCTTGGAACAAGCAGGTACTTGTCAAAACGCCATGA
- a CDS encoding nitrate/sulfonate/bicarbonate ABC transporter ATP-binding protein yields MHQETIIVEAKQVQKSYPQPHGDPILVIAPTDLTINSGEIVALLGPSGSGKSTLLRILTGLSTPSAGRVLWHGEPLGTVKPNVAIVFQSFALFPWLTVLDNVELPLKATGVPAIPRRKRALKILDTVGLDGFEAAYPKELSGGMKQRVGFARALVIEPEVLFMDEPFSALDVLTAENLRSELLELWEKKEIPTRSIFIVTHNIEEAVLLADRVIVLGRNPARIRTDFRVQLPRPRDRKESLFNRYIDYIYTVLTQPEAVPSVPGQHEQPAQQQGAKTMYEMLPHVRPGGIAGLLEMLDDRGGREEISRLAKDLSFEIDDLLPLIDAAVMLGFLKVEQGYAEITPEGRAFAYAEIQRQKELFREALLKRLLLFRQITRVLESKSDHAVHEEFFHDLLDEQFSEDETIKQMETAINWGRYAEIFDYDAGRHRLMLPQGVEPSPPLNQVKQ; encoded by the coding sequence ATGCACCAGGAAACAATCATCGTCGAAGCAAAACAGGTACAGAAGTCGTACCCACAGCCCCATGGCGATCCGATCCTGGTGATTGCGCCCACAGATCTGACCATAAATTCCGGCGAAATCGTGGCACTGCTTGGTCCATCAGGTTCCGGCAAGTCCACTCTGCTTCGGATTCTTACCGGACTCTCGACGCCGTCCGCAGGTCGCGTTCTCTGGCACGGCGAGCCCCTCGGCACCGTGAAACCGAATGTCGCGATCGTTTTTCAGAGCTTTGCGCTTTTTCCATGGCTCACGGTTCTCGATAATGTCGAGCTGCCTCTGAAAGCGACAGGAGTGCCCGCGATTCCGCGGCGCAAGCGTGCACTCAAGATTTTGGACACAGTCGGTCTCGATGGTTTTGAGGCAGCGTATCCGAAAGAACTGTCCGGCGGAATGAAACAGCGTGTCGGGTTCGCACGTGCTCTGGTGATCGAACCGGAAGTGCTCTTCATGGATGAGCCGTTTTCTGCCCTCGATGTTCTCACGGCAGAGAACCTCCGCAGTGAATTGCTTGAGCTGTGGGAAAAGAAGGAAATTCCCACACGGTCCATCTTCATCGTCACGCACAACATTGAGGAAGCAGTGTTGCTTGCCGATCGTGTCATCGTACTCGGACGAAATCCCGCGCGCATCCGCACCGACTTCCGCGTGCAATTGCCTCGGCCGCGCGACCGCAAAGAGTCACTTTTCAACCGTTACATCGATTACATCTATACCGTGCTCACGCAGCCCGAGGCGGTCCCGTCTGTTCCGGGACAGCACGAGCAACCCGCTCAGCAGCAGGGGGCGAAGACCATGTATGAGATGCTGCCGCACGTTCGTCCCGGCGGCATCGCCGGACTGCTCGAAATGCTCGACGATCGCGGCGGACGAGAGGAAATCTCCCGGCTCGCGAAAGACCTGAGCTTCGAAATCGACGATCTGCTTCCGCTCATAGATGCCGCCGTCATGCTCGGCTTCCTCAAGGTCGAACAGGGCTATGCCGAGATCACTCCCGAGGGCCGTGCGTTCGCGTACGCAGAGATCCAGCGGCAAAAGGAACTCTTCCGTGAAGCCTTGCTCAAACGTTTATTGCTTTTCCGGCAAATCACGCGAGTGCTCGAGAGCAAGTCGGACCATGCGGTTCATGAAGAATTCTTCCACGATCTCCTGGACGAGCAATTCAGCGAGGATGAAACCATCAAGCAGATGGAAACCGCGATCAACTGGGGTCGCTATGCCGAGATCTTTGACTACGATGCCGGCCGACACCGCCTGATGCTTCCGCAGGGAGTAGAACCATCGCCCCCTCTGAATCAGGTGAAGCAGTGA
- a CDS encoding ABC transporter permease subunit: MKQPTWTVATDFVVLFCGLACFYGIVLIARYWSGGFVRVAQIDRSPTALPVYAFYSLVRILIAYFLSLVFALGYGWLAAHKPRLEAPLLAILDVLQSIPVLSFLPGVMLALVALIPTRQLGLEIGVVILIFTGQVWNMAFSFYSSLKSIPRELHEATRIYKLSPLQRFFTLELPYGTIGLVWNSMVSVAGGWFFLMACEMFVLGKRDFRLPGLGSYLQTAASASDTVSILWGLATMIGIIVLLDQLVWRPIIAWSDKFKFEQVESVAVPRSPILEALRRSQAVKVLSKRIVRPLAEQFVLSLAQKAQRPRPEKKTDKALSYTLAVLIIAVLATVTIYASTRAIGLLRDVDRSNFLLTLKSAAATFLRVNASLLIASAWTIPAGVAIGFHPRLARIAQPLAQIAASVPATALFPILLLGIVQLGGGLGVGSIALMLLGTQWYILFNVIAGAMAIPSDLREVADVFNLSKRDRWKTVILPGIFPYLITGLVTASGGAWNASIVAEYFHMKDQTLSTLGLGAAISRATDTGNFPLLLLSTIVMATMVVTVNRLVWRPLYRLAETRFRLDA, translated from the coding sequence GTGAAACAACCGACATGGACGGTTGCCACTGACTTTGTAGTTCTCTTCTGTGGGCTAGCGTGTTTTTACGGAATCGTTCTGATCGCACGCTACTGGTCTGGCGGGTTTGTACGCGTAGCCCAGATCGATCGCTCTCCCACGGCACTCCCGGTGTACGCCTTCTACTCGCTGGTTCGCATTCTGATTGCGTACTTTCTGAGCCTGGTGTTTGCTCTTGGATATGGATGGTTGGCCGCTCACAAGCCTCGCCTCGAAGCGCCGCTGCTCGCGATCCTCGACGTGCTTCAGTCCATTCCGGTACTTAGCTTCCTCCCCGGTGTGATGTTGGCTCTCGTTGCCCTGATACCGACGCGACAATTAGGGCTGGAAATAGGCGTCGTGATCCTGATCTTCACTGGACAAGTCTGGAATATGGCTTTCAGCTTCTATTCATCGCTGAAGAGTATTCCGCGAGAGCTGCATGAAGCTACACGCATCTATAAGCTTTCGCCGTTACAACGCTTTTTCACTTTGGAACTGCCTTACGGCACCATCGGATTGGTTTGGAACTCGATGGTATCAGTTGCCGGCGGCTGGTTCTTCCTGATGGCCTGCGAGATGTTCGTGCTGGGGAAGCGCGACTTTCGCCTGCCTGGGCTTGGATCCTACTTACAAACGGCGGCTAGCGCCAGCGACACGGTCTCCATCCTGTGGGGGCTCGCGACGATGATCGGAATCATCGTGCTGCTCGACCAACTCGTGTGGCGGCCGATCATTGCCTGGTCGGACAAGTTCAAGTTCGAGCAGGTGGAGAGCGTCGCAGTACCCAGGTCTCCTATTCTGGAAGCTTTGCGGCGCTCTCAGGCGGTGAAGGTGTTGAGCAAGAGGATTGTCCGGCCACTCGCTGAACAGTTCGTGCTGAGCCTGGCTCAAAAAGCGCAGCGTCCCCGGCCTGAGAAGAAGACAGATAAAGCGCTGAGTTACACGCTCGCTGTCCTCATAATTGCAGTTCTTGCCACTGTCACTATCTACGCCTCAACCCGCGCAATCGGACTACTGCGCGACGTGGATCGATCCAATTTTCTTCTGACTCTCAAGAGTGCGGCAGCGACTTTCCTGCGCGTGAATGCTTCGTTGCTCATTGCCTCCGCCTGGACGATCCCAGCAGGCGTAGCCATCGGCTTCCATCCGCGCCTGGCTCGCATCGCGCAACCGCTCGCACAGATCGCTGCGTCGGTGCCGGCAACGGCTCTGTTTCCTATTCTGCTGCTGGGCATTGTGCAGTTGGGCGGAGGGCTCGGCGTCGGGTCAATTGCGCTCATGCTGCTAGGCACTCAGTGGTACATCCTGTTTAACGTGATCGCCGGAGCCATGGCCATCCCCTCGGACCTGCGCGAAGTCGCTGATGTCTTCAACTTATCGAAGAGAGACCGTTGGAAGACGGTGATCCTGCCTGGCATTTTTCCTTATCTGATCACCGGGCTCGTCACTGCATCCGGAGGCGCATGGAACGCCAGCATTGTCGCAGAGTATTTCCATATGAAAGACCAAACCTTGTCGACTCTGGGGCTGGGCGCAGCAATCAGCCGTGCGACCGATACCGGAAACTTCCCGCTACTTCTGCTTTCCACAATTGTGATGGCAACGATGGTGGTGACGGTGAATCGTCTGGTGTGGCGTCCTCTCTATCGTCTCGCGGAAACTCGATTCAGGCTTGATGCTTGA
- a CDS encoding TonB-dependent receptor, which translates to MKSRLALLFFLVLAVPGVIAQTFRGTILGTVTDSSGAVVPGAKVTVRQVATGLERNTETTSDGSYSVPELPMGSYTVTVAATGFQTSVTRNVIVDVATERRVDAQLPAGQVSETVEVSGETLSLVETTSAELGGTLTTKAIENLPVNGRDYTKLIYLNPGVSGSPDQISDSPGSFGTFSMNGSRGRSNNFLLDGTDMNDGFRNDPAINEAGVFGDPATILPIDAVAELRVLSNYEAEYGRNSGAVVNIVTKSGTNIFHGSGLEFLRTGQMGARNYFNNVGGKNPFHNNQFGGAFGGPIIRNRTFFYVDYEGQRETGAQAGLSCVPDPKQIAADIAANGNPNPVIASLLKRNPWPVPNLAVTSDDSGCPNGGNLSTATRFKNRVDSMIAKIDHNFDSNNLLTGRYYFGDSDQSFPFAQLAGGLLPGFNTVTPTRVQLVSLSYVKVVNPKQVNEARLGWNRFAEGFFPEDSAFNPSSIGLNTGAQPFDFGLPKISAAGFSVIGATASVPRDRVDSNWHFIDNYTWKAGRNDIKFGYEYRRTTIKVIQDSNFRGRLSFDTLSDFLQGVPSGGSQAQGFTARHSVENSHSFYAQDSFRATPRLTLNLGLRWDYFGLVSERDNLFYHFDPTLDAVFQVGTGGTSRNLYEPDYNNFAPRLAFAYDVRGQGKTVVRGGWGLFYDAFSQDIFLGHVPFNCTFCPGPAYSGIGPAAISFAGLSGTPLSANTPVYSSPAPLGDFFGVDPHIRTPYVQNFNLNIQRQLGSRAVAQIGYVGAKGTKLFRFRDINQPSQAAITASDLANGIQSFSVPRPFSNFFFINQEEASANSIYHSLQTSLRLSGFHGITSQANYVYSHSIDNASDSEDFIPNAAQPNNSLAPNLERGNSNFDIRNRFTWNFTYEFPNRKGSHARLTDGWGLDGVLNLQDGQPFSFNYNFEGDFSGAGEGFDRPDLAGPVRYGKVPFNFIDLTSFRVPCTIAAGVTSASDTDCVPGTRHFGNLGRNSLRGPSFKEFNATIFKNTPLTEHVTLHLRAEFFNLFNHPNLANPELPNFIADPAVNGLDGAGRGIGSYALTATGDVGIGNPFLGGGGPRGLQFAAKISF; encoded by the coding sequence ATGAAGTCCCGTCTCGCCTTGCTCTTCTTCCTAGTTCTAGCCGTGCCAGGTGTAATTGCGCAAACGTTTCGTGGCACCATTTTGGGCACAGTAACCGACTCTTCCGGCGCCGTCGTTCCCGGTGCGAAGGTCACCGTACGTCAAGTGGCGACCGGCCTTGAACGAAACACCGAGACCACCTCTGACGGCAGCTACAGCGTTCCTGAACTACCGATGGGCAGCTACACTGTGACTGTCGCTGCAACGGGTTTTCAGACTTCAGTCACGAGGAATGTCATTGTCGACGTTGCGACCGAGCGTCGTGTGGACGCACAGCTACCGGCGGGACAAGTCTCCGAGACTGTCGAAGTTTCAGGAGAGACGCTGTCGCTGGTAGAGACCACGTCGGCTGAACTCGGCGGGACCCTGACTACGAAAGCGATCGAAAATTTGCCCGTCAATGGACGTGACTACACCAAGCTGATCTACCTCAATCCAGGGGTATCCGGCTCGCCCGATCAGATTTCGGATTCCCCCGGATCCTTCGGCACGTTCTCGATGAACGGTTCACGCGGCCGATCGAACAATTTTCTGCTCGACGGCACGGACATGAACGACGGCTTCCGCAACGATCCCGCCATTAACGAGGCTGGAGTTTTTGGCGATCCGGCGACGATTCTCCCCATTGACGCGGTCGCAGAGCTGCGCGTGCTTTCGAACTACGAAGCCGAGTATGGGCGCAATAGCGGGGCTGTGGTGAACATCGTTACGAAGAGTGGTACCAACATATTTCACGGTTCGGGGCTTGAGTTTCTCCGCACTGGTCAAATGGGCGCGCGCAATTACTTCAACAACGTCGGCGGAAAGAATCCTTTCCACAACAACCAATTCGGTGGCGCGTTCGGTGGCCCGATCATCAGGAATCGCACTTTCTTCTACGTCGACTATGAAGGCCAGCGCGAGACCGGCGCTCAGGCTGGACTCAGTTGCGTTCCCGATCCCAAGCAAATCGCCGCCGACATAGCTGCGAACGGGAATCCCAATCCGGTAATTGCCTCGCTGCTCAAACGCAATCCCTGGCCCGTGCCGAATCTTGCTGTGACCAGCGATGACTCGGGATGCCCGAACGGCGGGAATCTCTCTACGGCCACGCGCTTCAAGAATCGCGTGGACAGCATGATCGCGAAGATCGATCACAACTTCGATAGCAATAACCTGCTTACCGGCCGCTACTACTTTGGGGACAGCGATCAGAGCTTCCCCTTTGCTCAGCTAGCCGGAGGCTTGCTGCCGGGCTTCAACACGGTCACGCCGACGCGTGTACAACTGGTTTCGCTGTCGTACGTGAAGGTCGTGAACCCAAAGCAGGTGAACGAAGCGCGTCTGGGATGGAATCGCTTTGCCGAGGGATTCTTCCCCGAAGACAGCGCGTTCAATCCAAGCTCCATCGGCTTGAACACAGGCGCACAGCCTTTCGATTTCGGGTTGCCGAAGATCTCGGCTGCCGGATTTTCAGTCATTGGCGCGACCGCCAGCGTGCCGCGTGATCGTGTCGACTCCAACTGGCACTTCATCGACAACTACACCTGGAAAGCAGGTAGGAACGATATCAAGTTCGGATATGAGTACCGTCGGACGACCATCAAAGTCATCCAGGACTCGAATTTCCGCGGCAGGCTCTCATTCGACACGCTGAGCGACTTCCTGCAAGGCGTTCCAAGCGGCGGCTCGCAGGCGCAAGGCTTCACCGCGCGCCATTCAGTCGAGAATAGTCACAGCTTCTACGCTCAGGATAGCTTCCGCGCCACTCCGCGCTTAACCCTGAACTTAGGCCTGCGCTGGGACTATTTTGGTTTGGTAAGCGAGAGGGATAATCTCTTTTACCATTTCGATCCCACATTGGATGCCGTCTTCCAAGTGGGAACTGGTGGTACTTCGCGGAATTTGTACGAGCCCGATTACAACAACTTTGCTCCGCGTTTGGCCTTCGCCTACGACGTCCGTGGTCAGGGAAAGACTGTGGTTCGCGGTGGCTGGGGATTGTTCTACGACGCGTTCTCGCAGGACATCTTTCTCGGACACGTGCCGTTCAACTGCACGTTCTGTCCCGGCCCCGCCTATTCAGGGATTGGACCGGCAGCCATCTCTTTTGCGGGCTTGAGCGGAACGCCGTTGTCCGCCAATACTCCTGTGTATTCAAGTCCGGCACCCCTGGGAGACTTCTTCGGAGTCGATCCGCACATCCGCACGCCCTATGTCCAGAATTTCAATCTAAATATCCAGCGGCAGCTTGGCAGTAGGGCTGTCGCCCAGATTGGATACGTCGGTGCAAAGGGTACCAAGCTTTTCCGTTTTCGGGACATCAATCAGCCCAGTCAGGCTGCGATTACGGCCTCTGATCTGGCCAACGGCATTCAGAGCTTTAGTGTTCCCAGGCCATTTAGCAATTTCTTTTTCATCAATCAGGAGGAAGCCAGCGCCAATTCCATCTATCACAGCCTGCAGACAAGTCTGCGGCTCAGCGGTTTCCACGGAATAACCTCGCAAGCGAACTACGTTTACTCGCACTCCATCGACAACGCCAGCGACAGCGAGGACTTCATTCCCAATGCTGCACAGCCGAACAACAGTCTTGCTCCCAATCTGGAACGCGGAAATTCCAACTTCGATATTCGCAACCGCTTCACCTGGAACTTCACCTATGAGTTTCCAAATCGCAAGGGAAGTCACGCACGACTCACCGATGGCTGGGGTCTCGACGGAGTCCTAAACCTGCAGGACGGCCAGCCGTTCTCGTTCAACTACAACTTCGAGGGCGATTTTTCGGGGGCGGGAGAAGGATTTGACCGTCCCGATCTCGCCGGACCGGTTCGTTACGGCAAGGTGCCATTCAATTTCATCGATCTAACGTCGTTCCGCGTGCCGTGCACGATCGCCGCTGGCGTCACTTCTGCGTCCGACACAGATTGTGTGCCGGGCACGCGGCACTTCGGCAACCTCGGACGCAACTCCCTGCGCGGTCCGAGCTTCAAGGAATTCAACGCGACCATCTTCAAGAACACGCCGCTCACAGAGCACGTAACGCTGCACTTGCGCGCGGAGTTCTTCAACCTGTTCAACCATCCGAACTTGGCGAATCCGGAGTTGCCGAACTTTATCGCCGATCCGGCGGTAAACGGACTTGATGGCGCAGGTCGCGGCATCGGTTCCTACGCGCTAACTGCTACCGGAGATGTGGGCATTGGCAATCCATTCCTCGGCGGCGGTGGTCCGCGTGGATTGCAATTCGCGGCCAAGATCAGTTTTTAG
- the ftsZ gene encoding cell division protein FtsZ — MAKGKAEGSSEDIRISFNEDPRNNAKIKVIGVGGGGGNAVNRMINAKVEGVEFLVANTDLQALQMSQASVKIQLGVKLTSGLGAGANPEVGRKAALEDAHQIIEALEGADMVFVTAGLGGGTGTGAAPIIASLASEMGALTVAVVTKPFAFEGKRRKSQADHGLDELIESVDTTIVIPNEKLLAVAQNAGFFESFRVADDILRQAVQGISDIITIPGIINRDFADVKTIMQGMGYAVMGTATGRGERRALEAAQAAIASPLLEAGAIDGARGILINITGSSTLKLAEVNEASTIIQNAAHEDANIIFGAVLDEKMKDDVKITVIATGFKSDHIQRSDRATGVAVGAIAAARATSPHAPSPQVTMQERSSPVAAVESHAHNHHELEDEIHASVGVAAPVAVSAMSMASRVVAPVRDSISLEAVRNSVNGIDGDDLDVPAFIRKRAEN; from the coding sequence ATGGCAAAAGGCAAAGCCGAAGGTAGTTCCGAAGACATCCGCATTAGCTTCAACGAGGATCCGCGCAACAACGCGAAGATCAAAGTGATCGGTGTGGGCGGTGGCGGCGGCAATGCGGTGAACCGCATGATCAATGCCAAGGTGGAAGGCGTTGAATTCCTGGTAGCCAACACCGATCTTCAGGCGCTGCAAATGTCGCAGGCCTCGGTGAAGATTCAGCTCGGCGTAAAGCTCACCAGCGGGTTGGGTGCCGGCGCAAATCCCGAAGTGGGAAGGAAAGCCGCGCTCGAGGACGCTCATCAGATCATCGAAGCGCTCGAAGGCGCAGACATGGTCTTTGTAACAGCAGGACTCGGCGGCGGCACGGGCACTGGCGCGGCTCCGATTATCGCGTCGTTAGCCAGCGAAATGGGCGCACTGACAGTCGCCGTCGTCACCAAGCCCTTCGCATTCGAAGGAAAACGCCGCAAGTCGCAAGCTGATCACGGACTGGACGAGCTCATCGAATCGGTAGACACAACCATCGTGATCCCGAATGAGAAGCTGCTCGCGGTGGCGCAAAATGCGGGCTTTTTTGAATCCTTCCGCGTTGCCGATGACATTCTGCGCCAGGCCGTGCAGGGTATCTCCGACATCATCACCATTCCCGGCATCATCAACCGCGACTTTGCCGATGTGAAGACGATCATGCAAGGCATGGGCTATGCGGTAATGGGCACGGCCACAGGTCGCGGCGAACGTCGCGCTCTGGAAGCAGCGCAGGCGGCTATCGCGTCTCCATTGCTCGAAGCAGGTGCGATTGACGGAGCACGCGGCATCCTTATCAACATCACGGGATCAAGCACGCTTAAGTTGGCCGAAGTGAACGAGGCATCCACCATCATCCAGAATGCGGCCCACGAAGATGCCAACATTATCTTCGGCGCTGTGCTCGACGAAAAGATGAAGGACGACGTGAAGATCACAGTCATCGCGACGGGGTTCAAGAGCGATCATATACAGCGCAGCGACCGCGCTACGGGCGTCGCTGTCGGAGCAATCGCCGCTGCTCGTGCTACTTCACCGCATGCGCCGAGTCCACAGGTGACGATGCAGGAAAGATCCTCGCCAGTTGCGGCAGTTGAGTCCCACGCACACAATCATCATGAGTTGGAGGATGAAATACATGCGTCAGTAGGCGTCGCCGCTCCAGTCGCAGTTTCCGCGATGTCTATGGCCTCACGCGTAGTGGCGCCGGTGAGAGATTCCATCTCTCTCGAAGCAGTTCGCAACAGCGTAAACGGCATCGATGGTGACGACCTCGACGTGCCTGCATTCATCCGCAAGCGTGCTGAGAACTAA
- the ftsA gene encoding cell division protein FtsA, whose product MAKVNENSICILDVGSVKTCVLVGEVTEAGLRYRGHGIADSKGSRKGVIVELDKATASIQRAVEQAEATAQLPIERTAIGIGGPHIRGFNSRGGINLGSRPREINRDDVRQAVERARSVSLPPDRQTIHLLPQEFIVDEQGSIQDPIGMIGMRLEVNAHVVTGATGAAQNLVTAANKAGIHVDDIVFEPLACADATLDADERELGVCLIDIGAGSTEVVVFYEGAIAHTGVVPIGGDHFTNDVAVGMRTPLAEAEKMKRMFGAAVVTSIPEGNEIEVPSVGERPARLMLQRTLGEILEPRARELFEMLRDQLRQARVFEGLGAGCVLIGGASRLPGICEIAEQVLRCPARLGHVSGIPRMPTSLAQTDFASCVGLLMYTHRARVGRIKEEQQSLKARLRTLFVGA is encoded by the coding sequence ATGGCAAAAGTAAACGAGAACTCGATCTGCATTCTCGACGTAGGCAGCGTGAAGACCTGCGTCTTGGTTGGGGAAGTTACGGAAGCTGGCCTGCGCTATCGCGGACACGGCATCGCCGATTCGAAAGGCTCGCGCAAAGGCGTGATTGTCGAGCTCGACAAAGCTACAGCCTCGATTCAGCGTGCGGTTGAGCAGGCCGAAGCAACGGCTCAACTGCCTATCGAGCGCACGGCGATTGGAATAGGCGGCCCACACATTCGGGGTTTCAACAGCCGGGGCGGCATCAACCTGGGCTCGCGCCCGCGCGAGATCAATCGCGACGACGTTCGCCAGGCCGTGGAACGGGCGCGATCGGTGTCTCTTCCTCCGGATCGCCAGACCATCCACCTGCTTCCGCAGGAGTTCATCGTCGATGAGCAAGGCAGCATTCAAGATCCCATCGGCATGATTGGAATGCGACTCGAAGTGAATGCGCATGTCGTAACCGGCGCTACCGGAGCCGCGCAGAATCTGGTGACCGCAGCCAATAAGGCCGGAATTCACGTTGACGATATCGTTTTCGAGCCGCTGGCTTGTGCCGACGCCACGCTCGATGCCGACGAGCGCGAATTAGGTGTCTGCCTCATCGACATCGGAGCTGGGTCGACTGAGGTAGTGGTCTTTTACGAAGGCGCTATCGCTCACACCGGAGTCGTTCCCATTGGCGGCGATCACTTCACTAACGACGTGGCAGTTGGCATGCGCACACCTCTGGCTGAGGCAGAGAAAATGAAACGGATGTTTGGTGCCGCCGTGGTGACCAGCATTCCGGAAGGAAACGAAATCGAAGTACCTTCCGTAGGCGAACGACCCGCACGGCTGATGTTACAGCGGACCCTAGGCGAGATCCTCGAGCCTCGTGCGCGAGAGCTCTTCGAGATGCTTCGTGATCAGCTTCGCCAAGCCAGGGTTTTTGAGGGACTTGGCGCTGGTTGCGTCCTGATCGGCGGCGCCTCGCGACTGCCAGGAATTTGCGAAATCGCGGAGCAGGTTCTGCGTTGTCCCGCACGATTGGGACACGTGAGCGGCATTCCACGAATGCCGACGAGTCTGGCACAGACGGATTTTGCTAGTTGTGTTGGCTTGCTGATGTACACGCATCGTGCACGTGTGGGGCGAATCAAGGAGGAGCAACAGAGTCTCAAGGCAAGGCTCAGAACGTTGTTTGTAGGAGCCTGA
- a CDS encoding FtsQ-type POTRA domain-containing protein has translation MPRNDAQYKELDISTRVDVASAGDDELNSGFGADSSLADTNPEPQFRRAGRRVVVRKGALPKKTAGRIRIALSVVALLSVGALAYGSVYRYGTRNWRFRVLSSDDISISGLDKVPRSQVMEVLGGDIGRNVFFIPLEQRKKQLEEIPWIESASLMRLLPNRLAVQVQERTPVAFARINGRIHLVDAHGVIMEPARRAHYSFPVVFGLSDSDPISTRGVQMKFYSRLMSELDAGGNHYSNDLSEVDLTDPEDLKVTVADPAGAVLVHLGADQFLSRFKLYLSHAGAWRQQFQTLDSVDLRYDGQIIVNPDSSNEVMKRNFTAETRRHGGKR, from the coding sequence ATGCCGCGAAACGACGCTCAGTATAAAGAGTTGGATATTTCCACTCGCGTCGATGTCGCTTCTGCTGGCGACGACGAACTCAACTCGGGGTTCGGTGCGGACTCGTCTCTCGCCGATACGAATCCTGAGCCACAATTTCGCCGTGCCGGCCGGCGAGTTGTTGTTCGCAAGGGTGCTCTTCCTAAGAAGACTGCCGGTCGCATCCGAATCGCGCTGAGCGTGGTGGCGCTGCTCTCGGTCGGGGCGCTTGCTTACGGCAGCGTTTATCGCTACGGAACAAGAAACTGGCGGTTTCGCGTGCTGTCGAGCGACGACATCAGTATCAGTGGCTTGGATAAGGTGCCCCGTTCCCAAGTCATGGAAGTGCTCGGTGGAGATATCGGGCGCAATGTTTTCTTCATTCCGTTGGAGCAGCGCAAGAAGCAGCTTGAAGAAATTCCCTGGATCGAATCAGCAAGCTTGATGCGCCTGTTGCCGAATCGCCTTGCAGTGCAGGTTCAAGAGCGCACACCTGTTGCCTTCGCTCGCATCAATGGGCGTATTCACTTGGTGGACGCCCACGGCGTCATCATGGAACCAGCGCGCAGAGCACACTATTCCTTTCCGGTTGTATTCGGTTTGAGCGATTCCGACCCAATTTCAACTCGTGGCGTTCAGATGAAGTTCTATTCGCGATTGATGAGCGAATTGGATGCTGGCGGAAACCATTACTCAAACGACCTGAGCGAAGTAGATCTGACGGACCCTGAGGATCTGAAAGTGACAGTTGCCGATCCTGCTGGGGCGGTGCTCGTTCATCTTGGCGCTGATCAATTTCTTTCGCGCTTCAAGCTTTATCTGTCCCATGCGGGCGCATGGCGGCAGCAATTTCAGACGCTCGATTCAGTCGACCTGCGCTACGACGGACAGATCATCGTGAACCCAGATAGCAGCAACGAGGTTATGAAGAGGAATTTCACCGCGGAGACACGGAGACACGGAGGAAAACGATGA